The region GCCAAGCGCTGGAAAAAAGTTGGGTTTACAGGTATTGCGAGTGCGGCAGTCATATCCATCTTCCAAGGCAATAGGGCGTAATGCACCTTTGTTGCGGTTGATTATTGGCCCCACCTGACAAAACATTAGGTTAATAAGGTCGGTTTTTACCCCTTACTTCAAATTTATGTTTTGGCAACTGCCTTGCTAGCATCCCTATCACCCCACAAGCTTTCGGGCACAAACACCATGAATCTCAGACTTACTCCAAACACGATGCCGGTTGCGGTACGTCCCAACATCTTGGGCAGTCAGTCACAAACATCCGTGGGTGGTACCCAGTCTGGTGGTTTTTCAGGCGCTTTGAAAAGTGCGCTCAACTCGGTGAGTGCGGCACAAAATGAAGCGACCCGCCTACAGCGTGAAGTTCAGTTGGAAAACCCTCAGGTCAGCCTGGAAGAAACCATGGTCGCCATTCAGAAAGCACAAATCGGCTTTCAAGCCACCCTGCACGTACGTAATCGCATGGTTCAGGCGTATACAGACATCATGAACATGCAAGTCTAAAGCAGTTCATCAAGCCAGTTTTGTATAAAAAAATAGCCTCTAGCGCTTATATACTCTGCGCAAGAAGCTATTATTTTTGAAGCGTTGATGCTTCTAATTTTCGGACTCTCCTAACCGCTTGAATTTCAGTGCAAGTATTGCCGAGACTCGTCCAGATTTTCCTCACAGTGCGTGAGCCAGGGTTCAGCCAAGTAACGAATCTGGGCATCGTTATTCAAAATACGTTGCATGATGCGTGCTTTCTCAGCACGATGCTCAGGCTGAAGCCTTTCCTGACTGGCACGGTCACGAAGTTGCTCAATCAATACCGCACAAGCACCCTC is a window of Rhodoferax lithotrophicus DNA encoding:
- the fliE gene encoding flagellar hook-basal body complex protein FliE produces the protein MPVAVRPNILGSQSQTSVGGTQSGGFSGALKSALNSVSAAQNEATRLQREVQLENPQVSLEETMVAIQKAQIGFQATLHVRNRMVQAYTDIMNMQV
- a CDS encoding flagellar protein FliT — its product is MSHILIDYYKAIEDSSAKMLDAAKSEDWEKVMHFEGACAVLIEQLRDRASQERLQPEHRAEKARIMQRILNNDAQIRYLAEPWLTHCEENLDESRQYLH